One window from the genome of Nocardioides panaciterrulae encodes:
- a CDS encoding GAF and ANTAR domain-containing protein has product MTETCCSRQAVNWRDPGVARSGRAPGSRGQGDLMYDHALFVKTVATFSGRLLESYDSDIDVDAVLRDLMGSFVAIFDLAGAGMGLAEDGTMRTTTGVPEQISALEDVQHQHQVGPCMAAFREGRVVVVDDLTAYADRWPAYAAVAARLGMTTVVGLPLQLAGHQVGAVNLYSGEHRDWPAEDLEAAQVLADLITGYLVTGSKLRQQEQLTEQLQHALDARTVIEQAKGVVAASNGVGVDEAFELIRRHARTHHVTVRELSEAIVELGLRL; this is encoded by the coding sequence ATGACTGAGACCTGCTGCAGCCGGCAGGCGGTGAACTGGCGCGACCCCGGGGTCGCGCGCTCGGGCAGGGCGCCAGGCTCCAGGGGCCAGGGGGACCTGATGTACGACCACGCGCTGTTCGTCAAGACCGTCGCCACGTTCAGCGGCCGGCTGCTGGAGTCCTACGACTCCGACATCGACGTGGACGCCGTGCTCCGGGACCTGATGGGCAGCTTCGTGGCGATCTTCGACCTGGCCGGGGCGGGGATGGGGCTGGCCGAGGACGGGACGATGCGCACCACCACCGGCGTCCCGGAGCAGATCTCGGCGCTGGAGGACGTCCAGCATCAGCACCAGGTCGGTCCGTGCATGGCGGCGTTCCGCGAGGGACGGGTGGTCGTGGTCGACGACCTCACGGCGTACGCCGACCGGTGGCCGGCGTACGCCGCGGTCGCGGCCCGCCTGGGCATGACCACCGTGGTCGGCCTGCCGTTGCAGCTGGCCGGCCACCAGGTCGGGGCCGTCAACCTCTACTCCGGTGAGCACCGGGACTGGCCGGCCGAGGACCTCGAGGCCGCGCAGGTGCTCGCCGACCTGATCACCGGCTACCTGGTCACCGGCTCGAAGCTGCGCCAGCAGGAGCAGCTGACCGAGCAGCTGCAGCACGCCCTGGACGCGCGGACCGTGATCGAGCAGGCCAAGGGCGTGGTCGCCGCCAGCAACGGTGTGGGTGTGGACGAGGCCTTCGAGCTGATCCGGCGGCACGCCCGCACCCATCACGTGACCGTCCGCGAGCTCTCCGAGGCGATCGTCGAGCTCGGGCTGCGGCTGTAG
- a CDS encoding potassium channel family protein: protein MHPGTTVTGTGPVAPPAARRAAVISLARSSAVALAIGAAYFLLPMTRLDGRSWLALGAGLVLVAVVLGWQLREITRSPFPRVRGVEALVLGLILFFVVFATVYYVMGRADPADFTEPLTRLDSMYFTVTVFATVGFGDIAAVSEAARAVATIQMLGDLVLVGFVARMLVNAVQVGLGGSDDRS from the coding sequence ATGCACCCCGGTACGACGGTGACCGGCACCGGTCCGGTGGCGCCGCCCGCGGCCCGGCGTGCGGCGGTGATCTCGCTGGCCAGGTCCTCGGCGGTCGCGCTCGCCATCGGCGCGGCGTACTTCCTGCTGCCGATGACCCGGCTCGACGGCCGGTCGTGGCTGGCCCTCGGGGCCGGGCTGGTGCTGGTCGCCGTGGTGCTGGGCTGGCAGCTGCGCGAGATCACCCGCTCGCCGTTCCCGCGGGTGCGTGGGGTGGAGGCGCTGGTGCTCGGGCTGATCCTGTTCTTCGTCGTCTTCGCCACGGTCTACTACGTGATGGGCCGCGCCGACCCGGCGGACTTCACCGAGCCGCTGACCCGGCTGGACTCGATGTACTTCACCGTGACGGTCTTCGCCACCGTCGGCTTCGGCGACATCGCCGCGGTCTCCGAGGCGGCCCGGGCGGTCGCGACCATCCAGATGCTCGGCGACCTGGTGCTGGTGGGGTTCGTGGCCCGGATGCTCGTCAACGCCGTCCAGGTGGGCCTCGGCGGCTCCGACGACCGGTCGTGA